Proteins from a single region of Procambarus clarkii isolate CNS0578487 chromosome 62, FALCON_Pclarkii_2.0, whole genome shotgun sequence:
- the LOC123766516 gene encoding sodium-coupled neutral amino acid transporter 7 isoform X2 — protein sequence MSENSEAGVADGVVAAVVAKSRNKSGSSSSVGPVVGLVTPHVHDPNHNHNYLHSLHDEDDLALLADQEAAYDEHQEVLFASCQLSSIYGEDSGITWGKAMFLIVNAALGAGLLNFPKAFHESGGIVSGNLIHILVLHMCSPGWSMVTSICISVYCFITCITFIIIIGDQFDRVFASFVGKDFCHTWYLNRKFTMTASSLLLIFPCCFKRIDGLRFMSYVGVMSIWYLVAVIVAEFYTGSYKTGPVVIFDAHWTQLFNVVPTICFGYQCHVSSVPIYSCVKAHDATSFIKACIAAIVACFLVYTVSANYGYLTFGSLVNGDVLLSYDARKPQVLIGVILLAIKSWTTYPILLFCVREAMGDLYIQLRSLSPAEADATESVRRKLLALLLWGSSMLMAIFAPNLNVVVKLLGSLAAFFIFVFPGMCLLQFVLVRNEVNGSRRTIREAGLMLIAAAYIVVGIFAFGLAFVLGVEHIIHPDSVKPLCK from the exons ATGTCAGAAAACTCTGAAGCAGGCGTCGCTGACGGGGTCGTGGCGGCTGTAGTCGCCAAATCTAGAAACAAATCAGGGTCTTCCTCGTCTGTGGGTCCCGTGGTTGGTCTCGTGACTCCACACGTCCACGAccccaaccacaaccacaactatcTCCACAGCCTCCACGACGAGGATGACCTCGCCCTCCTCGCAGACCAAGAGGCAGCTTACGATGAACATCAAGAGGTTCTCTTTGCTTCATGTCAACTTTCAAGTATTTATGGGGAAGATAGTG GAATCACTTGGGGTAAAGCAATGTTCCTGATAGTCAATGCAGCCCTAGGTGCAGGGCTTTTAAACTTTCCCAAAGCTTTTCATGAATCTGGTGGAATTGTTAGCGGCAATCTTATCCATATT CTGGTCCTCCACATGTGTAGTCCAGGGTGGAGCATGGTGACTTCTATATGTATATCCGTCTACTGCTTCATTACGTGTATTACCTTCATCATTATAATTGGCGATCAATTTGACAGAG tgtttgcatcatttgtgggAAAGGATTTCTGTCATACATGGTACTTAAACAGAAAGTTTACGATGACAGCATCATCGTTGCTGCTCATCTTTCCCTGCTGTTTCAAGAGGATTGACGGACTTAGGTTTATGAG CTATGTTGGAGTCATGTCAATTTGGTATTTGGTGGCAGTAATAGTAGCTGAATTCTATACTGGTAGCTACAAAACAGGCCCTGTTGTCATCTTCGATGCTCATTGGACACAG TTGTTTAATGTAGTCCCAACAATATGTTTTGGATACCAGTGTCATGTAAGCAGCGTTCCTATTTACTCTTGCGTGAAGGCCCATGATGCAACGTCATTCATTAAG GCATGCATTGCTGCAATTGTGGCATGCTTTCTTGTATATACTGTTTCTGCTAACTATGGCTACCTAACATTTGGATCGCTGGTAAATGGTGATGTACTTCTATCTTATGATGCAAGAAAACCTCAAGTTCTCATTGGTGTCATTCTTTTGGCCATAAAATCATGGACAACCTACCCAATCCTGCTGTTTTGCGTGAg GGAGGCAATGGGAGATCTTTATATCCAGCTGAGGTCACTGTCTCCAGCTGAAGCTGATGCAACTGAATCAGTACGTCGTAAG TTGCTTGCACTTCTCCTGTGGGGGAGTTCGATGCTGATGGCCATTTTCGCACCAAATCTCAATGTTGTTGTGAAACTTCTTGGAAGTCTTGCAGCATTCTTCATTTTTGTGTTCCCAG GTATGTGTTTGTTACAGTTTGTTTTGGTCAGAAATGAAGTGAATGGCTCTAGAAGAACTATAAGAGAAGCTGGCCTAATGCTTATTGCAGCAGCATACATTGTGGTAGGTATTTTTGCCTTTGGACTAGCATTTGTTCTTGGTGTCGAACACATTATTCACCCAGATAGTGTTAAGCCTTTGTGTAAATAA
- the LOC123766516 gene encoding sodium-coupled neutral amino acid transporter 7 isoform X1 has translation MSENSEAGVADGVVAAVVAKSRNKSGSSSSVGPVVGLVTPHVHDPNHNHNYLHSLHDEDDLALLADQEAAYDEHQEVLFASCQLSSIYGEDSGITWGKAMFLIVNAALGAGLLNFPKAFHESGGIVSGNLIHIIFTSFALGSLIIIAKCSNEHNCKTYQELVLHMCSPGWSMVTSICISVYCFITCITFIIIIGDQFDRVFASFVGKDFCHTWYLNRKFTMTASSLLLIFPCCFKRIDGLRFMSYVGVMSIWYLVAVIVAEFYTGSYKTGPVVIFDAHWTQLFNVVPTICFGYQCHVSSVPIYSCVKAHDATSFIKACIAAIVACFLVYTVSANYGYLTFGSLVNGDVLLSYDARKPQVLIGVILLAIKSWTTYPILLFCVREAMGDLYIQLRSLSPAEADATESVRRKLLALLLWGSSMLMAIFAPNLNVVVKLLGSLAAFFIFVFPGMCLLQFVLVRNEVNGSRRTIREAGLMLIAAAYIVVGIFAFGLAFVLGVEHIIHPDSVKPLCK, from the exons ATGTCAGAAAACTCTGAAGCAGGCGTCGCTGACGGGGTCGTGGCGGCTGTAGTCGCCAAATCTAGAAACAAATCAGGGTCTTCCTCGTCTGTGGGTCCCGTGGTTGGTCTCGTGACTCCACACGTCCACGAccccaaccacaaccacaactatcTCCACAGCCTCCACGACGAGGATGACCTCGCCCTCCTCGCAGACCAAGAGGCAGCTTACGATGAACATCAAGAGGTTCTCTTTGCTTCATGTCAACTTTCAAGTATTTATGGGGAAGATAGTG GAATCACTTGGGGTAAAGCAATGTTCCTGATAGTCAATGCAGCCCTAGGTGCAGGGCTTTTAAACTTTCCCAAAGCTTTTCATGAATCTGGTGGAATTGTTAGCGGCAATCTTATCCATATT ATATTCACCTCATTTGCTCTTGGATCTCTCATCATTATTGCTAAATGTTCTAATGAACACAATTGTAAAACGTATCAAGAG CTGGTCCTCCACATGTGTAGTCCAGGGTGGAGCATGGTGACTTCTATATGTATATCCGTCTACTGCTTCATTACGTGTATTACCTTCATCATTATAATTGGCGATCAATTTGACAGAG tgtttgcatcatttgtgggAAAGGATTTCTGTCATACATGGTACTTAAACAGAAAGTTTACGATGACAGCATCATCGTTGCTGCTCATCTTTCCCTGCTGTTTCAAGAGGATTGACGGACTTAGGTTTATGAG CTATGTTGGAGTCATGTCAATTTGGTATTTGGTGGCAGTAATAGTAGCTGAATTCTATACTGGTAGCTACAAAACAGGCCCTGTTGTCATCTTCGATGCTCATTGGACACAG TTGTTTAATGTAGTCCCAACAATATGTTTTGGATACCAGTGTCATGTAAGCAGCGTTCCTATTTACTCTTGCGTGAAGGCCCATGATGCAACGTCATTCATTAAG GCATGCATTGCTGCAATTGTGGCATGCTTTCTTGTATATACTGTTTCTGCTAACTATGGCTACCTAACATTTGGATCGCTGGTAAATGGTGATGTACTTCTATCTTATGATGCAAGAAAACCTCAAGTTCTCATTGGTGTCATTCTTTTGGCCATAAAATCATGGACAACCTACCCAATCCTGCTGTTTTGCGTGAg GGAGGCAATGGGAGATCTTTATATCCAGCTGAGGTCACTGTCTCCAGCTGAAGCTGATGCAACTGAATCAGTACGTCGTAAG TTGCTTGCACTTCTCCTGTGGGGGAGTTCGATGCTGATGGCCATTTTCGCACCAAATCTCAATGTTGTTGTGAAACTTCTTGGAAGTCTTGCAGCATTCTTCATTTTTGTGTTCCCAG GTATGTGTTTGTTACAGTTTGTTTTGGTCAGAAATGAAGTGAATGGCTCTAGAAGAACTATAAGAGAAGCTGGCCTAATGCTTATTGCAGCAGCATACATTGTGGTAGGTATTTTTGCCTTTGGACTAGCATTTGTTCTTGGTGTCGAACACATTATTCACCCAGATAGTGTTAAGCCTTTGTGTAAATAA
- the LOC123766518 gene encoding UNC93-like protein → MERQEGRTGLDFPAIISVEFTQSEGNYSHGKTDRKHLTAKARKEKFAILKNIFIISLAFTFLFTSHNSIANLQSSINRVDGTESLTALNAAYIFSCCFLPSWLLTVLKEKYTMVAAMLCYPYYIAAQFYPETYTLVPTAVIAGLGAAPLWSSKCTYLTKAGKRYATLVGEKSEIVITRFFGIFFVFFQSAQVWGSIIASSVLSAGLEEANEIDKAALQSCGYNFCIAEPTNASNSSDSGGREGPPLWQIYTMASIFLVFSLSASFIVLVFVDPLSSFKEIEGSGGSGKSSVQLLVATFTHLRHPYQLLIVPLTIWCGLEQGFLTADYTVAYVSCGLGVHMVGYVIVCYGVCDALCSVGLSRLVKVLGRVPVFTLGFLCNSGLIVALVYWRPHPDDLVWFFVIAGFWGAADAVWQTQINALYSIIFPGKSEAAFSNYRLWASAGFFISYTSSSVLCIDAKITVLVVFLVVGIVGYYVIEVLEKMGGLKK, encoded by the exons ATGGAAAGGCAGGAGGGGAGGACAGGACTGGACTTCCCAGCCATCATCAGCGTGGAGTTCACTCAGTCCG AGGGGAACTACAGCCATGGGAAGACTGACAGGAAGCACCTCACAGCTAAGGCGAGGAAGGAAAAGTTTGCCATCTTGAAGAACATCTTTATCATCTCTCTGGCTTTCACCTTCCTCTTCACCAGCCACAACTCCATTGCCAACCTCCAGTCCTCCATCAACAG GGTGGATGGCACGGAATCGCTGACTGCCCTCAACGCCGCTTATATCTTCTCCTGCTGCTTCCTGCCATCGTGGCTACTGACGGTGCTGAAGGAGAAGTACACCATGGTGGCTGCCATGCTCTGCTACCCCTACTACATCGCCGCCCAGTTCTATCCAGAGACCTACACGTTGGTGCCCACAGCCGTCATCGCGGGCCTGGGAGCCGCACCTCTCTGGTCCTCCAAGTGTACCTACCTCACCAAG gccggGAAGAGATACGCAACGCTGGTAGGCGAGAAGAGTGAAATCGTCATAACAAGGTTCTTCGGCATATTCTTCGTGTTCTTCCAGTCAGCCCAGGTGTGGGGCAGTATCATCGCTTCCTCTG TGTTATCGGCGGGCTTGGAGGAAGCCAACGAGATTGATAAAGCGGCGCTGCAGTCCTGCGGCTACAACTTCTGCATCGCGGAACCCACCAATGCCTCCAACAGCAGCGACTCCGGCGGGAGGGAAGGTCCGCCTCTTTGGCAGATCTACACCATGGCTAGTATCTTCCTGGTCTTCTCTCTCTCCGCCAGCTTCATTGTCCTCGTCTTCGTGGATCCCCTCAGCAG TTTCAAAGAAATAGAAGGTAGTGGAGGAAGCGGTAAGAGCAGCGTGCAGCTGCTGGTGGCCACCTTCACCCACCTGCGGCACCCGTACCAGCTGCTCATTGTTCCCCTCACCATCTGGTGTGGCCTTGAGCAGGGCTTCCTCACCGCCGACTATACTGTC GCTTACGTCTCGTGCGGGCTGGGCGTGCACATGGTGGGTTATGTCATAGTGTGTTACGGTGTGTGTGACGCACTGTGCTCGGTGGGGCTCAGTCGGCTGGTCAAGGTGTTGGGGCGAGTGCCGGTGTTCACTCTGGGGTTCCTCTGCAACTCTGGGCTCATCGTAGCCCTGGTCTACTGGCGGCCACATCCGGatgatctggtgtggttctttgtCATCGCCGGCTTCTGGGGGGCGGCTGACGCTGTCTGGCAGACGCAAATCAACG CGCTCTACAGCATCATCTTCCCCGGGAAGTCAGAGGCGGCCTTCAGCAACTATCGCCTGTGGGCGTCCGCCGGCTTCTTCATCTCCTACACCAGCAGCAGCGTCCTTTGCATCGACGCCAAGATCACCGTCCTGGTCGTCTTCCTTGTGGTGGGCATCGTTGGATACTATGTCATCGAGGTCCTCGAGAAGATGGGCGGCTTGAAGAAGTAA